The following proteins come from a genomic window of Triticum aestivum cultivar Chinese Spring chromosome 6A, IWGSC CS RefSeq v2.1, whole genome shotgun sequence:
- the LOC543402 gene encoding dehydrin COR410-like, giving the protein MEDERSTQSYQGGEAAEQVEVTDRGLLGNLLGKKKAEEDKEKKEEELVTGMEKVSVEEPEVKKEEHVDGEKKETLFSKLHRSSSSSSSSSDEEEEEVIDDNGEVIKRKKKKGLKEKLQEKLPGHKDTEGEHVTGLPAPAAPASVQTHHDTDVVVEKIDGDVKTEATPAVPEEEKKGFLEKIKEKLPGGHKKPEDAAAVPVTHAAPAPVTHAAPAPVHAPAPAAEEVSSPDAKEKKGLLGKIMDKLPGYHKTGEEDKAAAATGEHKPSA; this is encoded by the exons ATGGAGGATGAGAGGAGCACCCAGTCGTACCAGGGAGGTGAGGCCGCCGAGCAGGTGGAGGTGACGGACAGGGGCCTCCTCGGCAACCTCCTCGGCAAGAAGAAGGCGGAGGaggacaaggagaagaaggaggaggagctgGTCACCGGCATGGAGAAGGTCTCCGTGGAAGAGCCCGAGGTCAAGAAGGAGGAGCACGTGGATGGCGAGAAGAAGGAGACCCTCTTCTCCAAGCTGCACCGatccagctccagctccagctcg TCTagtgacgaggaagaggaggaggtgatCGACGACAACGGCGAGGTgatcaagaggaagaagaagaagggtctCAAGGAGAAGCTCCAGGAGAAGCTGCCCGGCCACAAGGACACCGAGGGTGAGCACGTGACGGGCCTACCCGCACCGGCGGCCCCCGCGTCCGTGCAGACCCACCATGACACCGACGTCGTCGTCGAGAAGATCGACGGTGACGTGAAGACAGAGGCGACACCGGCAGTGcccgaggaggagaagaaaggctTCTTGGAAAAGATCAAGGAGAAGCTGCCCGGCGGCCACAAGAAGCCGGAGGACGCTGCTGCGGTGCCCGTCACGCACGCTGCTCCGGCGCCCGTCACGCACGCTGCTCCAGCACCGGTGcacgcgccggcgccggccgccgaggagGTGAGCAGCCCTGACGCGAAGGAGAAGAAGGGCCTGCTGGGCAAGATCATGGACAAGCTGCCTGGTTACCACAAGACAGGGGAGGAGGACAAGGCCGCCGCCGCTACAGGCGAGCACAAGCCCAGCGCTTGA